The proteins below come from a single Drosophila miranda strain MSH22 chromosome Y unlocalized genomic scaffold, D.miranda_PacBio2.1 Contig_Y1_pilon, whole genome shotgun sequence genomic window:
- the LOC117190114 gene encoding probable cytochrome P450 12a4, mitochondrial: MFMNKDLAELIMAMREDYGSIHVVPGIMGGPPMLSTHNPKDFEVVFRHEGTWPNRPGADALLYHRQTHRKDFFQGVEGVAPTQGKARGDFRSAVNPVLMQPKNARLYYKKMSQVNQEFAQR; this comes from the coding sequence ATGTTCATGAACAAGGACCTTGCGGAGTTGATAATGGCCATGCGCGAAGACTATGGCAGCATTCATGTTGTGCCAGGCATCATGGGAGGACCTCCCATGTTGAGTACACACAATCCCAAGGACTTCGAGGTAGTATTCCGGCACGAGGGCACGTGGCCAAATCGGCCTGGCGCCGACGCTCTTTTGTACCATCGGCAGACGCACAGAAAGGATTTCTTTCAGGGCGTCGAGGGCGTCGCACCCACCCAAGGAAAGGCGCGGGGCGACTTTCGATCGGCTGTAAATCCAGTCCTCATGCAGCCCAAGAACGCGAGGCTTTACTACAAGAAAATGTCCCAGGTCAATCAGGAATTTGCGCAGCGGTAG
- the LOC117190111 gene encoding probable cytochrome P450 12a4, mitochondrial — protein MQPKNARLYYKKMSQVNQEFAQRIKAIRDASTLEVPDNFIDTINRWTLESVSVMALDRQLGLLKESNKRIEATKLFHLLEDFFKVLAYIDEAVERLEKEAKEGVVRPENEQSVLEKLLKVDKKVATIMAMDMLMAGVDTTSSTFTGVILCLAKNPEKQAILREEVMKILPTRTRISRRNP, from the exons ATGCAGCCCAAGAACGCGAGGCTTTACTACAAGAAAATGTCCCAGGTCAATCAGGAATTTGCGCAGCG CATTAAAGCCATCCGTGATGCCAGCACTCTAGAGGTTCCTGATAACTTCATAGACACCATCAATCGCTGGACCCTGGAGTCAGTCTCCGTCATGGCATTGGACAGGCAGTTGGGACTGCTGAAGGAGTCGAACAAAAGGATCGAAGCCACAAAGCTTTTCCACCTCTTGGAAGATTTCTTTAAAGTATTGGCATATATTGATGAGGCGGTAGAGCGATTGGAGAAGGAAGCCAAAGAGGGTGTTGTCCGTCCTGAGAACGAGCAGAGTGTACTGGAAAAGCTGCTCAAGGTCGACAAGAAGGTGGCCACAATCATGGCCATGGACATGCTAATGGCCGGAGTTGATACC ACCTCTAGCACATTTACAGGGGTCATTCTCTGCCTTGCCAAGAATCCCGAAAAGCAGGCCATACTCCGAGAGGAGGTGATGAAGATACTACCCACAAGGACTCGGATTTCACGGAGGAATCCATGA